The Deinococcus wulumuqiensis R12 genome has a window encoding:
- a CDS encoding Lrp/AsnC family transcriptional regulator yields the protein MVTAIVMVQAERLRIQETAEALAAVPSVREVYSVTGEWDIVAIVRLSEYDHLDDVVTGHLRKIDGIVRTQTMLAFRTYNEDMLDQGFGIGLDG from the coding sequence ATGGTCACCGCAATCGTGATGGTCCAGGCCGAGCGCCTCCGAATTCAGGAAACCGCCGAGGCGCTCGCCGCTGTTCCCAGCGTCCGCGAGGTCTACTCGGTCACGGGGGAATGGGACATCGTCGCCATCGTCAGGCTGTCCGAGTACGACCACCTCGACGACGTGGTGACCGGGCATCTGCGCAAGATCGACGGCATCGTGCGCACCCAGACCATGCTCGCATTCCGAACGTACAACGAGGACATGCTCGACCAGGGCTTCGGCATCGGCCTTGATGGCTAA
- the mutY gene encoding A/G-specific adenine glycosylase, protein MTLPESAPVLSPFPLDVGALRGELLAWFDRAGRELPWRVGPEGARDPYRVWVAEILLQQTQVVRGRMYYERFLEAFPTVQALAAAPQDAVLKAWEGCGYYARARNLHRAAGIVAGRGFPQAYADWLALPGVGPYTAAAVSSLALNERRAVNDGNVRRVLSRLYAEAQPSEPWVQQRADALLDPARPGAWNEAVMDLGATVCVPKSPACDRCPVSAHCAAYRLGRPSDFPAPKVRAPVREVRAVALLIGDAEQAVLEKRQGTLLGGLFGLPLEEVAEGETPRAALARLQTRLGAKLGEHLGTVTHGMTHRRLTVEVYRAEADLPRQPVTGAALSRLDHKALDVWRQRQAGLFGTAAQPEVGRRI, encoded by the coding sequence ATGACGTTGCCTGAGTCGGCGCCCGTTTTGTCCCCCTTCCCCCTGGACGTGGGGGCGCTGCGCGGGGAGCTGCTGGCGTGGTTCGACCGGGCGGGGCGTGAGCTGCCCTGGCGGGTGGGGCCGGAGGGAGCGCGTGACCCCTACCGGGTCTGGGTGGCCGAGATTCTGCTGCAACAGACGCAGGTGGTGCGGGGGCGAATGTACTACGAGCGCTTTCTGGAGGCTTTTCCGACGGTGCAGGCCCTGGCCGCCGCCCCGCAGGACGCCGTGCTCAAGGCGTGGGAGGGCTGCGGGTACTACGCCCGCGCCCGCAACCTGCACCGGGCGGCGGGCATCGTGGCTGGGCGCGGTTTTCCCCAGGCGTACGCCGACTGGCTGGCGCTGCCGGGCGTGGGGCCGTACACGGCGGCGGCGGTCAGCAGCCTCGCCCTGAACGAGCGGCGGGCCGTGAACGACGGCAACGTGAGGCGGGTTCTGTCGCGGCTGTACGCCGAGGCGCAGCCGTCTGAACCCTGGGTGCAGCAAAGGGCCGACGCGCTGCTGGACCCGGCCCGTCCCGGCGCCTGGAATGAAGCGGTCATGGACCTGGGGGCCACCGTGTGCGTGCCCAAATCGCCTGCCTGTGACCGCTGTCCGGTCAGCGCCCACTGCGCGGCGTACCGGCTGGGGCGGCCCAGCGACTTTCCCGCGCCCAAAGTGCGTGCCCCGGTGCGTGAGGTGCGGGCGGTGGCGCTGCTGATCGGCGACGCTGAACAGGCCGTGCTGGAAAAGCGGCAGGGCACGCTGCTGGGGGGCCTGTTCGGGCTGCCGCTGGAGGAAGTGGCCGAAGGCGAGACGCCGAGGGCTGCCCTGGCCCGGCTGCAAACCCGCCTGGGTGCCAAGCTGGGCGAACACCTGGGCACGGTCACGCACGGCATGACGCACCGCCGCCTGACGGTGGAGGTCTACCGCGCCGAAGCCGACCTGCCCCGGCAGCCGGTCACGGGCGCGGCCCTGTCGCGGCTCGACCACAAGGCGCTGGACGTGTGGCGGCAGCGGCAGGCGGGACTGTTCGGAACAGCCGCGCAGCCGGAAGTGGGCAGACGCATTTGA
- a CDS encoding ketosteroid isomerase-related protein, translating to MSPRTDALTTVQRYYAAFNAADWEGMLALLTDDVRHDINEGPTQTGKDAFRHFLAKMDAHYREQARDLTVLANDEGNRAAAEFTIHGEYLRTDDGLPEAQGQTYVLPVGAFLELRGGQIARVTNYYNLADWSRQVGDHPANDPQKSN from the coding sequence ATGTCTCCCAGAACCGACGCCCTGACCACCGTGCAACGTTACTACGCCGCCTTCAACGCCGCCGACTGGGAAGGCATGCTCGCCCTGCTCACCGACGATGTGCGCCACGACATCAACGAGGGGCCGACCCAGACGGGCAAAGACGCCTTCCGTCACTTCCTCGCCAAGATGGACGCCCACTACCGCGAGCAGGCCCGCGACCTGACCGTGCTGGCAAACGACGAGGGAAATCGCGCCGCTGCCGAGTTCACCATTCATGGCGAGTACCTCCGCACCGACGACGGTCTGCCGGAGGCGCAGGGGCAAACCTACGTGCTGCCGGTGGGCGCCTTTCTCGAGTTGCGCGGTGGACAGATTGCCCGCGTGACCAACTACTACAACCTGGCCGACTGGTCCCGTCAGGTGGGCGACCATCCGGCGAACGACCCTCAGAAGAGCAATTGA
- a CDS encoding GNAT family N-acetyltransferase produces MTLHVSPATGKELRAALPDLARLRMTVFRDFPYLYEGSADYEQRYLETYLQAPGAFVVLARDGDRVVGASTALPLLHETPEVRRPFEQSPEFDPAQVLYLGESVLLPDYRGQGLGHAFFDQREAHARTLGLPVTAFCAVQRSPSHPARPAGHRPLNAFWQARGYAERPDLQTEMSWQELGEVQETPKPMRFWVRQSP; encoded by the coding sequence GTGACGCTGCACGTCTCCCCCGCCACAGGCAAGGAGCTGCGGGCCGCCCTTCCCGACCTCGCCCGGCTGCGCATGACCGTCTTCCGCGATTTTCCTTACCTGTATGAAGGCAGCGCCGACTACGAGCAGCGCTATCTGGAAACGTATCTTCAGGCCCCCGGCGCCTTCGTGGTCCTGGCCCGCGACGGTGACCGGGTGGTGGGCGCCAGCACCGCGCTCCCGCTGCTCCACGAGACCCCCGAGGTCCGCCGCCCCTTCGAGCAGTCTCCCGAGTTCGACCCTGCGCAAGTGCTGTATCTGGGCGAAAGCGTGCTGCTGCCCGACTACCGGGGTCAGGGTCTGGGCCACGCCTTTTTCGACCAGCGAGAAGCCCATGCCCGCACGCTGGGTCTACCGGTCACGGCTTTTTGCGCGGTGCAGCGTTCCCCCTCCCATCCGGCGCGGCCTGCGGGCCACCGACCGCTGAACGCCTTCTGGCAGGCCAGGGGCTATGCCGAACGCCCTGACCTCCAGACCGAAATGAGCTGGCAGGAGCTGGGCGAGGTGCAGGAGACACCCAAACCCATGCGCTTCTGGGTCCGGCAATCACCGTAA